The proteins below come from a single Tissierella sp. MB52-C2 genomic window:
- a CDS encoding ABC transporter ATP-binding protein has product MEQENLNYDKIQIGVWKNFFKYLKPYKKQFAILTLMMIVLGVLDSIFPLLTKYAIDTFVENSTITGIKTFSIIYLLAVIALALTVYLFISKAGKLEMEMAYDIRKLGFEKLQLLPLSYYDDKAVGWIMSRMTSDISRLSETISWSLVDLAWGFSMMFAVTIAMIKLNLKLALITLSVIPLIAIVSFYFQKKILQAQRDVRKINSRITAAYNEDIQGAKTTKTLVREDINLEEFQDITTSMRDRSIQATIISSVYLPIVLTLGSVGTALALSYGGKSVMLNAISYGTLFAFISYTTQFFEPVRQIAVIFAELQAAQASAERVFSLLNEVPEIIDRNDVVEKYGDLLDPKKDTWPDIKGSIEFKNVSFSYKNGETVLQDFNLKVNPGETIALVGETGSGKSTIVNLFCRFYEPTSGEILIDGIDYKDMPQNWIHENLGYVLQSPHLFSGTIKDNIRYGNLDANDEEIIQASKLVDAHDFIMETEKAYEMQVGEGGGLLSTGQKQLISFARAVVRNPRLFVLDEATSSIDTETEKIIQDAISKVLDGRTSFVIAHRLSTIKNADRILVIRDGRIEESGNHKELIKKKGYYYNLYTNQFIEEKSMDVLG; this is encoded by the coding sequence TTGGAACAAGAAAACTTAAATTATGATAAAATCCAGATTGGTGTATGGAAAAATTTCTTTAAATATTTAAAACCCTATAAAAAGCAATTTGCCATACTTACTTTAATGATGATAGTTCTAGGAGTACTAGACTCCATCTTCCCACTTTTAACTAAATATGCCATAGATACTTTTGTTGAAAATAGTACTATAACTGGTATAAAGACATTTAGTATTATATATTTGTTAGCAGTAATAGCCTTGGCTCTTACAGTTTATCTATTTATCTCTAAGGCAGGAAAACTGGAGATGGAAATGGCATACGATATAAGAAAACTAGGTTTTGAAAAACTTCAGCTTCTTCCATTATCCTACTATGATGATAAGGCAGTTGGCTGGATAATGTCTAGAATGACATCTGACATTTCCAGATTATCTGAGACCATATCTTGGTCCTTAGTAGACTTGGCTTGGGGATTTTCTATGATGTTTGCTGTTACCATTGCCATGATTAAATTAAATCTGAAACTAGCATTAATCACTTTATCTGTTATACCTCTTATAGCTATAGTTAGTTTTTATTTTCAGAAGAAAATTTTACAAGCTCAAAGAGATGTACGAAAAATAAACTCTAGGATTACTGCCGCATATAACGAAGATATACAGGGTGCTAAAACTACAAAGACTTTAGTTAGAGAAGATATAAACTTAGAAGAATTTCAGGATATAACCACTTCTATGAGAGATAGATCAATACAGGCTACTATAATTTCTTCTGTTTACCTACCTATAGTTCTTACTTTAGGTAGCGTGGGTACTGCTTTGGCTCTATCCTATGGAGGTAAATCTGTTATGCTAAATGCTATATCCTATGGAACTCTATTTGCATTTATTTCTTACACTACTCAGTTTTTTGAGCCTGTTCGCCAAATAGCCGTAATATTTGCTGAATTACAAGCAGCTCAAGCTTCTGCCGAAAGAGTGTTTTCTCTTCTTAATGAAGTTCCTGAAATAATCGATAGAAATGATGTAGTGGAAAAATATGGTGACCTTTTAGATCCAAAGAAAGATACTTGGCCTGATATTAAGGGATCAATAGAATTTAAAAATGTATCATTCTCCTATAAAAATGGTGAAACTGTACTTCAAGACTTCAACCTAAAGGTTAACCCTGGTGAAACCATAGCCTTAGTTGGAGAAACTGGTTCTGGAAAGTCAACTATAGTAAATCTATTCTGTAGATTTTATGAACCTACTTCTGGGGAAATTTTAATAGACGGTATAGATTATAAGGATATGCCTCAAAACTGGATACATGAAAATCTTGGATATGTGCTACAGTCTCCTCATCTATTTAGTGGTACAATAAAAGATAATATTAGATATGGAAACTTAGATGCTAATGATGAGGAAATTATTCAAGCTAGTAAATTAGTAGATGCCCATGATTTTATAATGGAGACTGAAAAAGCATATGAAATGCAAGTCGGTGAAGGTGGTGGATTACTTTCTACTGGTCAGAAACAGCTTATATCCTTTGCAAGAGCAGTAGTCAGAAATCCAAGACTATTTGTACTAGATGAAGCAACTTCTTCTATAGATACTGAAACTGAAAAAATCATTCAAGATGCTATTAGCAAAGTATTAGATGGAAGGACTTCCTTTGTTATAGCCCATAGATTATCTACCATAAAAAACGCAGATAGAATTTTAGTTATAAGAGATGGTAGAATAGAAGAATCAGGAAACCATAAAGAATTGATTAAGAAGAAAGGTTATTATTATAATCTATATACTAATCAATTTATTGAAGAAAAAAGTATGGATGTATTAGGTTAA
- a CDS encoding ABC transporter ATP-binding protein, protein MKNLKKLLNFMEGYKVIYLFGMLSILISQVLTTVTPLILSTTVDSVIGEAPITSPVIQSIVDLLGGKEIIKNRLWIIGLILIFVAVLRGIFLYLKNTLASKAAENATKKIRDRLYDHIQRLPYEFHVKSETGELIQKCTSDVDTIRRFLAIQLVEVAGSVFMLVFILYVMLKLNIKLTIVSILVLPITFLFSFIFFTKVKKNFEASDEAEARMTTTLQENLTGVRVVKAFSRQQFEVDKFDEKNLDYKNLTYKLIKNLSLYWALSDFLSMTQVGCVIIFGSYLTYKGEISLGILIAFTSYINMIIWPVRQMGRTLTDMGKAFVSLNRIDEILREPIEVLDENHIKPKVKGNIEFKNVYFEYEKDKPVLRDITFNIKSGQTVAFIGPTGSGKSSLVHLLPRLYGYNQGSIKIDGVELNSIDKAWIRKNVGLVLQEPFLYAKTIKENIRLANPSLKDSMVFDAAKIASIHEDINSFESGYETLVGERGVSLSGGQKQRMAIARTIINNSPIVIFDDSLSAVDTETDISIRKALKERKNKATTFIISHRISTVSEADLILVIDKGKIIQSGTHNSLINEEGLYKRVYSIQNSLDDEVINL, encoded by the coding sequence ATGAAAAACTTAAAAAAACTATTAAACTTCATGGAAGGGTATAAAGTCATTTATTTATTTGGAATGTTGTCAATTCTTATATCTCAAGTGCTCACTACTGTTACCCCTCTAATCCTAAGTACTACAGTTGATAGCGTAATAGGAGAAGCTCCCATTACCTCCCCTGTTATTCAAAGTATTGTAGATTTATTAGGTGGAAAAGAAATAATTAAAAATCGGTTATGGATTATTGGACTTATTCTTATTTTTGTTGCTGTATTAAGGGGTATATTCTTATACTTAAAAAATACTTTAGCTAGTAAGGCTGCGGAAAATGCAACTAAGAAAATTAGAGATAGGCTATATGATCATATTCAAAGATTACCTTACGAATTTCATGTTAAAAGTGAAACTGGAGAACTTATACAAAAATGTACATCTGATGTAGATACCATAAGAAGATTTTTGGCTATTCAACTTGTAGAAGTAGCTGGCTCTGTATTTATGCTGGTATTTATACTTTATGTAATGTTAAAGCTTAACATTAAGTTGACCATAGTATCTATTTTAGTATTACCTATTACATTTTTATTTTCCTTCATATTCTTTACGAAGGTTAAAAAGAACTTTGAAGCTTCTGATGAAGCTGAAGCTAGAATGACTACTACTTTACAAGAAAATTTAACAGGAGTTAGAGTCGTTAAAGCATTTTCTAGACAACAATTTGAAGTAGATAAATTTGATGAAAAGAACTTAGATTATAAAAACTTAACTTATAAACTCATTAAAAATCTATCTTTATATTGGGCTCTATCAGATTTTCTTAGTATGACTCAAGTAGGATGTGTAATAATATTTGGTTCTTATTTAACTTATAAAGGTGAAATATCTCTAGGTATATTAATAGCCTTTACTAGTTATATCAATATGATTATATGGCCTGTTAGGCAAATGGGAAGAACTTTAACTGATATGGGTAAGGCCTTTGTATCTTTAAACAGAATTGATGAAATACTGAGGGAACCTATAGAAGTACTAGATGAAAACCATATTAAGCCTAAAGTTAAAGGTAATATTGAATTTAAAAATGTTTATTTTGAATACGAAAAAGATAAGCCTGTATTAAGAGATATTACATTTAATATAAAGTCAGGTCAAACTGTTGCTTTTATTGGACCTACAGGTTCTGGTAAATCTTCTTTAGTTCATCTACTTCCAAGATTATATGGATATAATCAAGGTTCTATAAAGATAGATGGTGTGGAGCTTAATTCCATAGATAAAGCTTGGATAAGAAAAAATGTAGGATTGGTGCTTCAAGAACCTTTCCTCTATGCTAAAACTATTAAAGAAAATATAAGGCTTGCCAATCCTTCATTAAAAGATTCAATGGTATTTGATGCTGCTAAAATTGCTTCTATCCACGAAGATATAAATTCCTTTGAATCAGGTTATGAAACATTAGTTGGAGAACGTGGTGTTTCTTTGTCTGGTGGTCAAAAACAAAGAATGGCCATTGCTAGAACCATAATAAACAATTCGCCTATTGTTATTTTTGATGATTCTCTTTCTGCTGTGGATACAGAAACTGATATATCTATTAGAAAAGCATTAAAGGAAAGAAAAAACAAGGCCACGACCTTTATTATATCCCATAGGATTTCAACTGTATCTGAAGCTGATTTAATCCTTGTAATAGATAAGGGAAAAATTATTCAAAGTGGTACTCACAATAGTTTAATTAATGAAGAAGGACTATATAAGAGAGTATATAGTATACAAAATTCTTTAGATGACGAAGTAATAAATCTTTAG
- a CDS encoding DUF3343 domain-containing protein produces MEDFYCVVTFHVTQHALIFENFMKESNIDVKLMPVPRQVSSSCGTAAKIPCELERDIKLLCTKRDIPIDDFHHIINQKGKSWFSKYINR; encoded by the coding sequence ATGGAAGACTTTTACTGTGTAGTTACATTTCATGTTACCCAACACGCATTAATCTTTGAAAACTTTATGAAAGAAAGTAATATAGATGTAAAATTAATGCCTGTGCCAAGACAAGTTAGTTCTAGCTGTGGAACTGCTGCTAAAATTCCCTGTGAACTAGAACGAGATATAAAACTATTATGTACTAAAAGAGACATACCCATAGATGATTTTCATCATATAATAAATCAAAAAGGAAAATCTTGGTTCTCTAAATATATAAATAGATAA
- a CDS encoding sulfurtransferase TusA family protein, giving the protein MANIIDARGRSCPEPVIMIKNQIDSDPNISLEVLVDTHVAVENITRFVTGKGYNVNVEENNGEFKLNIKK; this is encoded by the coding sequence ATGGCTAATATTATTGATGCTAGAGGTAGATCTTGTCCTGAACCTGTAATTATGATTAAAAATCAAATTGATTCTGACCCCAATATATCATTGGAAGTCTTGGTGGATACTCATGTTGCTGTTGAAAATATTACTAGATTTGTTACTGGAAAAGGGTATAATGTGAACGTAGAAGAAAACAATGGAGAATTTAAATTAAATATTAAAAAATAG
- the yedE gene encoding YedE family putative selenium transporter, which translates to MSGKRKMFIYGGIVGLVGAILMKLGNPGNMGICIACFWRDIAGALGLHRAEVVQYIRPEIIGIIFGSFIIAYMTGDFKVKGGSSPLIRFVLGFFLMIGALVFLGCPLRMILRLANGDLNALVGLGGYVAGIFIGVQFLKKGYTLGKSIDQPKVAGFIYPIIAIILLIFLVIRPAFILFSSEGPGSMAAPIVIALILGAVVGMALQRSRVCTAGGFRDLILIKDSYFLWGLIGIFVFALAGNLVLNFDKFHLGFMDQPVAHTNHLWNFLGMVLVGLCSVLLGGCPIRQTILASQGDTDAGVTVLGLIAGAAFAHNFGLASSASGATANGKIAVIMGILFILIIAYGVIIDTKKSNSQSKEVKING; encoded by the coding sequence ATGAGTGGTAAACGTAAAATGTTTATCTACGGTGGTATTGTGGGACTTGTCGGTGCTATTTTAATGAAGCTAGGAAATCCTGGGAATATGGGTATCTGTATTGCTTGCTTCTGGAGAGATATTGCAGGTGCACTGGGCCTACATCGTGCTGAGGTAGTTCAGTACATAAGACCTGAAATTATAGGAATAATCTTTGGTTCTTTTATTATTGCTTATATGACAGGAGATTTTAAGGTTAAGGGTGGTTCTTCACCATTAATAAGGTTTGTTTTAGGGTTCTTTTTAATGATAGGGGCTCTTGTATTTTTAGGATGTCCTCTTCGTATGATTTTGCGTTTAGCAAATGGAGATTTAAATGCTTTAGTAGGTTTGGGAGGATATGTAGCAGGAATATTTATTGGAGTTCAATTTCTTAAAAAGGGATATACTCTTGGCAAAAGTATAGACCAACCAAAAGTTGCTGGATTTATTTATCCAATTATAGCTATTATTTTACTTATTTTCTTAGTTATAAGACCTGCATTTATCTTATTTAGTAGTGAAGGTCCTGGCTCTATGGCTGCACCCATTGTCATAGCTTTAATATTGGGTGCGGTGGTTGGTATGGCCCTTCAAAGAAGTAGGGTTTGTACTGCCGGCGGATTTAGAGATTTAATATTAATTAAAGACTCTTATTTTCTATGGGGATTAATTGGAATATTCGTATTTGCTTTAGCTGGAAATCTTGTTTTAAATTTTGATAAATTCCACTTAGGATTTATGGATCAACCAGTAGCCCATACTAATCATCTTTGGAATTTCTTAGGCATGGTCCTTGTAGGCCTTTGTTCTGTCTTACTTGGCGGATGTCCTATTAGACAGACCATTTTAGCTAGTCAAGGAGATACTGATGCTGGAGTTACAGTTCTAGGCCTTATAGCTGGTGCTGCTTTTGCTCATAATTTTGGGTTAGCTTCCAGTGCCAGTGGTGCTACAGCTAATGGTAAAATAGCTGTCATAATGGGTATACTATTTATTTTAATTATAGCCTATGGAGTTATAATAGATACTAAAAAATCTAATTCTCAATCTAAGGAGGTTAAGATAAATGGCTAA
- a CDS encoding Crp/Fnr family transcriptional regulator, which produces MEKYLDSLSKSILFKNVERDKIKNLISSVPYSINDYRKDDIIAIEDDDCNSLGIIISGTVEIQKPFPSGKVVTISSFQSGNVFGEALVFSGAHKYPATIVSSSNSKIMYISKDDIITLMTKDDKVLNNFVSVLSNRILMLNNRITNLSYDSVRKKIANIILMEYERQNSKLLMLPFCRRKMAELLNVPRPSLSRELMKMKADGIIDYHKDKLQIIDLELLEESLLK; this is translated from the coding sequence ATGGAGAAATATTTAGATAGTTTGAGTAAATCTATACTTTTTAAAAATGTAGAAAGGGACAAAATAAAGAATTTAATTTCTTCTGTACCCTATAGTATAAATGATTATAGAAAAGATGATATAATCGCAATTGAAGATGATGATTGTAATAGTTTAGGTATAATAATTAGTGGTACAGTGGAAATTCAGAAACCTTTTCCTTCTGGGAAAGTTGTTACCATAAGTAGTTTTCAATCTGGTAATGTCTTTGGTGAAGCCCTAGTATTTTCAGGTGCTCATAAATATCCTGCCACCATAGTTTCTTCTAGTAATTCGAAGATAATGTATATATCTAAAGATGATATAATTACACTAATGACTAAGGATGACAAAGTGCTGAATAATTTTGTATCAGTTTTATCTAATCGAATACTGATGTTAAACAATAGAATTACAAATCTTTCCTATGATAGCGTCAGAAAGAAAATAGCAAATATTATTTTAATGGAATATGAAAGACAAAATAGTAAATTATTGATGCTCCCATTTTGTAGAAGGAAAATGGCTGAGTTATTAAATGTACCAAGGCCATCTTTGTCTAGGGAATTAATGAAAATGAAAGCAGATGGAATAATCGACTATCATAAAGACAAATTGCAAATTATTGATTTAGAGTTACTTGAAGAATCTTTATTAAAATAA
- a CDS encoding DUF4230 domain-containing protein: MKYFEGIKGKLLLIAIIVILILGSIGYAKISVQRKTKMLSNTVEEKVTRLVELSTVKYNYTNVVEYENKMQVSGVNLPFTNKRFILKYSGYIKAGISLDTMEVKVKDKETIEIIMDNAEIFENVIPEEEVYFFDEKESIFNKLSFKDLYVVLIEEKDKMEKEVVEKGLLNDAEKNGSEIIKSLLEGMGFKSITIRFK, translated from the coding sequence ATGAAATATTTTGAAGGAATCAAAGGAAAATTACTCTTAATCGCTATTATAGTAATACTTATTCTAGGTTCCATTGGATATGCTAAAATTTCTGTACAAAGAAAAACTAAGATGTTATCTAATACAGTGGAGGAAAAGGTTACTAGATTAGTAGAGTTATCCACGGTAAAATATAATTATACAAATGTAGTAGAATATGAAAATAAAATGCAAGTAAGTGGAGTAAATCTTCCATTTACTAATAAAAGATTTATTCTAAAATATAGTGGATATATTAAAGCTGGAATAAGTCTAGATACAATGGAAGTAAAAGTGAAAGATAAAGAAACAATAGAAATAATAATGGACAATGCAGAAATCTTTGAAAATGTAATCCCTGAAGAAGAGGTTTATTTTTTTGATGAGAAGGAATCCATATTTAACAAATTAAGCTTCAAAGACCTTTATGTAGTATTAATAGAAGAAAAAGATAAAATGGAAAAGGAAGTAGTAGAGAAAGGCCTTTTAAATGATGCAGAAAAAAATGGCAGCGAAATCATAAAGTCACTGCTGGAAGGAATGGGATTTAAAAGTATAACTATTAGATTTAAATAG
- a CDS encoding L,D-transpeptidase family protein produces MVVNKKAKMFILITLLVIVFLILGNYIHRYSFMKKINSENVYLKNKEQKYTILIEVDTKQLKLVDRENENIVKTYPIATGKPSSPTPLGTFKVIEKGQWGEGFGTRWMGLNVPWGKYGIHGTNKPGSIGGNLSAGCIRMRNRDVEELYSMVNQNTIVVITNGLYGPLGQGFRELKPGDRGSDVLEVQKRLAQKGYYEQELDGIYGENMKSSLIRYLKENNIELTDRINQRIYNSLGILIME; encoded by the coding sequence ATGGTGGTGAATAAAAAGGCAAAAATGTTTATTCTAATAACATTATTAGTTATTGTTTTTTTAATTTTAGGAAACTATATACATAGATATTCATTTATGAAAAAAATTAATTCAGAAAATGTTTATCTTAAAAATAAGGAACAAAAATATACTATATTAATCGAAGTTGATACAAAACAACTAAAACTAGTAGATAGAGAAAATGAAAATATAGTAAAAACATATCCCATAGCAACAGGAAAACCAAGTTCACCTACTCCCTTAGGGACATTTAAAGTTATAGAGAAGGGACAATGGGGAGAAGGTTTTGGAACTAGGTGGATGGGACTTAATGTACCTTGGGGTAAATATGGTATTCATGGAACTAATAAACCAGGATCAATAGGTGGTAATTTATCTGCTGGATGTATCCGTATGAGAAACAGAGATGTAGAGGAACTTTATTCTATGGTCAATCAAAATACCATAGTTGTAATAACTAATGGACTATATGGACCGTTAGGTCAAGGATTTAGAGAGTTAAAGCCTGGAGATAGGGGATCTGATGTATTAGAAGTACAAAAAAGATTAGCCCAAAAGGGATATTATGAACAAGAGTTAGATGGGATTTATGGCGAAAATATGAAATCATCTTTAATTAGATATTTAAAGGAAAATAATATTGAATTAACTGATAGGATAAACCAAAGGATATATAATTCATTAGGTATTCTTATAATGGAATAA
- a CDS encoding ferritin: MASEKLLNALNDQFNFELLSGYYYMGMASYCSDKNMNGFAHFLIEQAKEEYEHAMKFYDFIYDMDGRVRTQAMDQPQNDYNSFLEVFEAALGHEKLVTTKINELVEMAEEEKSYPTIQFLQWFVEEQLEEENSMKDIIFKLEGIKDSFHGLYLLDKELGAR; this comes from the coding sequence ATGGCATCAGAAAAATTATTAAATGCACTTAATGATCAATTTAATTTTGAATTATTATCTGGGTATTATTATATGGGAATGGCTTCATACTGCTCTGATAAAAATATGAATGGATTTGCCCATTTTTTAATAGAGCAAGCTAAAGAAGAGTATGAGCACGCTATGAAATTCTATGACTTTATCTATGATATGGATGGAAGAGTAAGAACTCAAGCTATGGATCAACCTCAAAACGATTACAACTCATTCTTAGAAGTATTTGAGGCAGCACTTGGACATGAGAAATTAGTTACTACTAAAATAAATGAATTGGTAGAAATGGCAGAAGAAGAGAAGTCATATCCAACTATCCAATTTTTACAATGGTTTGTTGAAGAACAATTAGAAGAAGAAAACAGTATGAAAGATATAATATTTAAACTAGAGGGAATTAAGGATAGCTTCCATGGATTATATCTATTAGATAAGGAGTTAGGAGCAAGATAA
- a CDS encoding alpha/beta-type small acid-soluble spore protein: protein MTTNTNNSNKILVPEARQALNQMKLEIASELGMANYDSMDKGNLPSRQNGYVGGYMTKNLVRMAQQNMGGTTK, encoded by the coding sequence ATGACTACAAATACTAACAACAGTAACAAAATTCTTGTTCCAGAAGCACGTCAAGCTCTTAACCAAATGAAATTAGAAATAGCTTCTGAATTAGGTATGGCAAACTATGATTCAATGGATAAAGGTAACTTACCATCAAGACAAAATGGTTATGTTGGTGGATATATGACTAAGAACTTAGTTAGAATGGCTCAACAAAACATGGGTGGAACTACAAAATAG
- a CDS encoding sodium ion-translocating decarboxylase subunit beta: protein MEELLVGIKSLQFNQVLMFMVGGVLIYLAIKKDYEPMLLLPIGFGAILTNLPVVAGIPGIASDEGILGILKNAGILNELFPALIFIAVGAMIDFSPLLQMPSMLFFGAAAQFGIFMTIIFANKLGFDIKEAASIGIIGAADGPTSIFVATRFAKHLLGPISVAAYSYMSLVPMIQPVVIKILTTKEERKIRMEYKEVKISKTVKIIFPIAVTVISGIIAPISVTLIGFLMFGNLIRESGVLERLSQSAQNELANLVTLLLGITIGSTMTADAFLNVDTLKIMGLGLVAFIFDTAGGVLFAKFLNLFVKKKYNPMVGAAGISAFPMSARVIQKLAKEEDPMNFVLMQAVSANVAGQIGSIIAGSIVLILLS, encoded by the coding sequence TTGGAAGAATTATTAGTAGGCATTAAAAGTCTTCAATTTAATCAGGTGCTGATGTTTATGGTTGGTGGTGTACTTATTTATTTGGCAATTAAAAAGGATTATGAACCAATGTTGTTATTGCCAATAGGATTTGGAGCAATACTTACAAACTTGCCTGTTGTTGCAGGTATCCCAGGAATAGCCAGTGATGAAGGAATTTTAGGAATACTTAAAAATGCAGGGATTTTAAATGAATTATTTCCGGCTTTAATTTTTATAGCAGTAGGAGCAATGATCGATTTTTCACCGTTACTTCAGATGCCATCTATGCTATTTTTTGGTGCAGCTGCACAATTTGGAATTTTTATGACTATAATATTTGCAAATAAATTAGGTTTTGACATTAAAGAAGCAGCATCCATAGGTATTATAGGAGCGGCAGATGGACCAACATCTATATTTGTGGCTACAAGGTTTGCTAAACATTTGCTCGGACCAATTTCTGTAGCAGCATATTCCTATATGTCCTTAGTACCTATGATTCAACCAGTAGTTATAAAGATTTTAACTACTAAAGAAGAAAGAAAAATAAGGATGGAATATAAAGAAGTTAAAATTTCTAAAACTGTAAAGATAATATTTCCAATAGCAGTTACTGTAATATCAGGTATTATAGCACCTATATCTGTTACTTTAATAGGATTTTTAATGTTTGGAAATCTTATTAGAGAATCTGGTGTATTAGAGAGATTATCACAATCAGCCCAAAATGAATTAGCTAATTTAGTCACTTTACTACTAGGTATAACTATTGGTTCCACCATGACAGCAGATGCGTTTCTTAATGTTGATACTTTAAAAATAATGGGACTTGGATTAGTTGCATTTATATTTGATACAGCAGGCGGAGTATTATTTGCTAAGTTTTTAAACTTATTTGTGAAGAAAAAGTACAACCCTATGGTTGGAGCTGCTGGTATTTCTGCATTCCCAATGTCTGCTAGAGTAATACAAAAGCTAGCTAAAGAAGAAGATCCTATGAACTTCGTTTTAATGCAAGCAGTATCAGCCAATGTGGCTGGACAAATAGGTTCAATTATAGCAGGTAGTATTGTATTGATATTGTTATCTTAG
- a CDS encoding OadG family protein, translating to MDNILLKLLIYGMGTTFFVLILFYFVIRILVKVFPEK from the coding sequence ATGGACAATATATTATTGAAACTATTAATCTATGGAATGGGTACTACATTTTTTGTACTGATATTATTTTATTTTGTTATAAGAATCTTGGTTAAAGTATTTCCAGAGAAATAA
- a CDS encoding spore coat associated protein CotJA translates to MDREYNKIPCNCQLATACVPMQIMNEVLSPREALKVGTLFPELIKPNFTTGMGDRERGGRYHGCE, encoded by the coding sequence ATGGATAGAGAGTATAATAAGATACCTTGCAATTGTCAATTAGCAACTGCTTGTGTTCCTATGCAAATTATGAATGAAGTATTAAGTCCAAGAGAAGCATTAAAAGTTGGCACTCTATTCCCAGAATTAATTAAACCTAATTTTACAACAGGAATGGGAGATAGGGAAAGAGGAGGAAGATACCATGGATGTGAATAG
- a CDS encoding spore coat protein CotJB gives MDVNRAQMDLLVEIMEVSFVLDETSLYLDTHPNDERALRLHNNASQRYTELKNMYQVRYGPLTNRDMSRYPWGYIDGPWPWEINFTNF, from the coding sequence ATGGATGTGAATAGGGCACAAATGGATTTGTTAGTAGAAATAATGGAAGTGTCTTTTGTTCTAGATGAGACATCTTTATATTTAGATACTCATCCAAACGATGAAAGAGCTTTGAGGCTGCATAATAATGCTTCTCAAAGATATACTGAATTAAAAAATATGTATCAGGTAAGATATGGTCCTCTAACAAATAGAGATATGAGTAGATATCCTTGGGGCTATATTGATGGACCTTGGCCTTGGGAAATAAACTTTACTAATTTTTAA
- a CDS encoding manganese catalase family protein, protein MWFYEKKLQYPVRVDTTNPTLAAMIIEQFGGADGELSAGIRYLTQRWTMPTNEGKAILTDIGTEEYVPLCYQ, encoded by the coding sequence ATGTGGTTTTATGAAAAAAAATTACAATACCCAGTAAGGGTAGATACAACTAATCCTACATTAGCTGCTATGATAATAGAACAATTTGGTGGAGCAGACGGAGAATTATCAGCAGGAATAAGATATTTAACACAAAGATGGACTATGCCTACTAATGAAGGTAAGGCAATATTAACTGATATAGGCACAGAAGAATACGTACCATTATGTTATCAATGA